From Spirosoma aerolatum, one genomic window encodes:
- a CDS encoding HD domain-containing protein translates to MQVIADLFAQGGQDAYFGEPVTQIEHALQCAHLAEKAGADEETIVAAFLHDIGHLLPPDLANGYMDGYGTVDHERLGADYLRELGFSEKVAQLIEHHVNAKRYLVYKNAAYFDRLSEASLKTLEFQGGPMKPGEALAFETNPYFREILQVRGWDEQAKIPGLPTPDMAYYLAMAQRVESSGN, encoded by the coding sequence ATGCAAGTTATCGCTGATCTCTTCGCCCAAGGTGGGCAGGATGCTTATTTTGGGGAGCCTGTAACCCAGATTGAACACGCACTGCAATGTGCCCATCTGGCCGAAAAGGCTGGGGCGGATGAAGAAACCATTGTAGCCGCTTTTCTGCACGATATTGGTCACCTGCTTCCGCCCGACTTAGCCAATGGCTACATGGATGGGTACGGTACAGTAGACCATGAACGACTCGGTGCCGACTATCTGCGGGAACTTGGCTTTTCGGAGAAAGTCGCGCAACTGATTGAGCATCACGTGAATGCCAAGCGGTATCTGGTCTATAAAAATGCGGCTTACTTTGATCGGCTGTCGGAGGCCAGTCTGAAAACGCTGGAGTTTCAGGGCGGACCCATGAAACCGGGCGAAGCGCTGGCCTTTGAAACCAATCCCTATTTTCGGGAAATTCTACAGGTACGTGGCTGGGACGAACAGGCGAAAATCCCCGGTCTGCCTACGCCGGATATGGCCTATTATCTGGCAATGGCTCAACGGGTAGAGAGTTCTGGTAATTAA
- a CDS encoding metallophosphoesterase family protein: MNRRTLLKSASLLPFVPGLTPESSSQNLARKRSVRFAYVGDTHITPETTPMKGVANCFHHVQNQADKPAFVLHGGDVIMDALKQDRAEVQKQWDAWHTVVKAENSLPIEYCIGNHDVWGYEEAKSDPMYGKKWAVDLMRIGERYRSFDRNGWHFIMLDSVQLTPENKWYTGFIDPQQLEWLKNDLAKTNPKTPVLILSHIPIFSPTAFFSEANVKNGNWAISGGLVLANTPELLKLFYQYPNVKAALSGHMHLLDRVDYNGVSYFCNGAVSGNWWKSDTYQQTKAGYALFDLFDDGSIERTYLQYT; this comes from the coding sequence ATGAACCGTCGAACCCTTCTCAAATCTGCCAGCTTACTACCGTTTGTACCTGGTTTAACACCTGAATCGTCGTCACAGAATCTGGCCCGCAAGCGTAGTGTTCGATTCGCCTACGTGGGCGATACGCACATTACACCCGAAACGACGCCCATGAAAGGGGTTGCCAATTGTTTCCATCACGTACAAAATCAGGCTGATAAGCCTGCGTTTGTGCTGCATGGGGGCGACGTAATCATGGATGCGCTGAAACAGGATCGGGCCGAGGTGCAGAAACAGTGGGATGCCTGGCATACGGTTGTAAAAGCCGAGAACTCGCTGCCCATCGAATATTGCATCGGTAACCACGACGTATGGGGATATGAAGAGGCCAAGAGCGATCCTATGTATGGTAAAAAATGGGCCGTCGATCTGATGCGTATTGGCGAGCGATACCGTAGCTTTGACCGAAACGGCTGGCATTTTATCATGCTCGACAGTGTTCAGCTAACGCCCGAAAACAAATGGTATACGGGCTTTATCGACCCGCAGCAGTTGGAATGGCTGAAGAACGATCTGGCAAAAACGAATCCGAAAACGCCCGTGCTAATTCTGTCGCACATTCCTATTTTCAGCCCTACGGCCTTTTTTAGTGAAGCGAACGTTAAAAATGGCAACTGGGCTATTTCGGGCGGACTGGTATTAGCCAATACGCCCGAGTTGCTGAAGCTATTTTATCAATACCCAAACGTGAAAGCGGCCCTGAGTGGGCACATGCACCTGCTCGACCGGGTCGATTACAACGGCGTGTCCTACTTCTGCAATGGGGCTGTGTCGGGCAACTGGTGGAAAAGCGATACCTATCAGCAAACGAAAGCGGGGTACGCCCTGTTTGACCTGTTCGACGACGGAAGCATTGAACGAACTTACCTTCAGTACACATAA